A section of the Symphalangus syndactylus isolate Jambi chromosome 19, NHGRI_mSymSyn1-v2.1_pri, whole genome shotgun sequence genome encodes:
- the BROX gene encoding BRO1 domain-containing protein BROX isoform X3, whose product MGQGQKPSSFLKKHLEKMTHWFHRNPLKATAPVSFNYYGVVTGPSASKICNDLRSSRARLLELFTDLSCNPEMLKNAADLYFSLLQGFINSLDESTQESKLRYIQNFKWTDTLQGQVPSAQQDAVFELISMGFNVALWYTKYASRLAGKENITEDEAKEVHRSLKIAAGIFKHLKESHIPKLITPAEKGRDLESRLIEAYVIQCQAEAQEVTIARAIELKHAPGLIAALAYETANFYQKADHTLSSLEPAYSAKWRKYLHLKMCFYTAYAYCYHGETLLASDKCGEAIRSLQEAEKLYAKAEALCKEYGETKGPGPTVKPSGHLFFRKLGNLVKNTLEKCQRENGFIYFQKIPTEAPQLELKANYGLVEPIPFEFPPTSAQWTPETLAAFDLTKRPKDDSTKPKPEEEVKPVKEPDIKPQKDTGCYIS is encoded by the exons ATGGGGCAGGGGCAGAAACCCTCATCTTTCCTGAA AAAACATCTGGAGAAAATGACCCATTGGTTTCATAGGAACCCATTAAAAGCCACAGctcctgtgtcttttaattactATGGTGTAGTCACTGGCCCTTCTGCTTCAAAAATATGCAA TGACTTGAGGTCATCCAGGGCACGACTCCTTGAACTGTTCACTGATTTGAGCTGTAATCCAGAAATGCTGAAGAATGCAGCAGATTTGTATTTCTCACTTTTACAAG GTTTCATAAATTCTTTGGATGAATCTACCCAAGAAAGCAAGTTACGATATATTCAAAATTTCAAGTGGACTGATACATTGCAAGGACAGGTTCCAAG TGCCCAGCAGGATGCTGTTTTTGAATTAATTTCCATGGGATTTAATGTGGCTTTATGGTATACCAAATATGCTTCAAGACTGGCTGGAAAAGAAAA TATAACAGAAGATGAAGCAAAAGAAGTTCATCGAAGCCTAAAGATTGCAGCTgggatttttaaacatttaaag GAAAGTCATATCCCAAAACTCATCACACCTgcagaaaaaggaagagatttaGAGTCACGACTCATAGAAGCATATGTTATTCAATGTCAGGCTGAAGCTCAAGAAG TAACAATTGCTCGAGCAATTGAACTAAAACATGCTCCTGGACTAATTGCTGCACTGGCGTATGAAACAGCCAATTTCTATCAAAAAGCTG ATCATACTTTATCCAGTTTGGAGCCTGCATATTCTGCCAAATGGAGAAAATATCTTCACTTGAAGATGTGTTTCTACACAGCTTAT GCTTACTGTTACCATGGTGAGACTTTATTGGCTAGTGATAAATGCGGTGAAGCAATCAGGTCTctccaagaagcagaaaaat TGTATGCAAAGGCAGAAGCACTGTGTAAAGAATATGGAGAAACCAAAGGACCTGGACCAACAGTCAAACCTTCAGGACATCTGTTCTTTAGGAAACTTGGAAACCTTGTGAAGAACACCCTAGAAAAATGTCAGAGAGAAAATGGATTTAT tTACTTTCAAAAAATTCCAACAGAAGCCCCACAGCTGGAACTCAAAGCAAATTATGGTCTCGTAGAGCCTATACCTTTCGAATTTCCTCCTACAAGCGCTCAGTGGACACCAGAAACATTGGCTGCATTTGATCTCACCAAAAGACCCAAGGATGACAGT ACTAAACCCAAACCAGAAGAAGAAGTGAAACCTGTGAAAGAACCAGACATCAAACCTCAAAAGGACACTGGGTGCTACATCTCCTAA
- the BROX gene encoding BRO1 domain-containing protein BROX isoform X1, producing MPVWKEVNSSVGACARSPPAASNGTGHGRKRLGGKQEVGPQSSGAALRKHLEKMTHWFHRNPLKATAPVSFNYYGVVTGPSASKICNDLRSSRARLLELFTDLSCNPEMLKNAADLYFSLLQGFINSLDESTQESKLRYIQNFKWTDTLQGQVPSAQQDAVFELISMGFNVALWYTKYASRLAGKENITEDEAKEVHRSLKIAAGIFKHLKESHIPKLITPAEKGRDLESRLIEAYVIQCQAEAQEVTIARAIELKHAPGLIAALAYETANFYQKADHTLSSLEPAYSAKWRKYLHLKMCFYTAYAYCYHGETLLASDKCGEAIRSLQEAEKLYAKAEALCKEYGETKGPGPTVKPSGHLFFRKLGNLVKNTLEKCQRENGFIYFQKIPTEAPQLELKANYGLVEPIPFEFPPTSAQWTPETLAAFDLTKRPKDDSTKPKPEEEVKPVKEPDIKPQKDTGCYIS from the exons ATGCCTGTTTGGAAAGAGGTGAACTCAAGTGTTGGCGCGTGCGCACGGTCGCCGCCCGCCGCCTCGAACGGGACTGGGCACGGGAGGAAGAGGCTGGGTGGTAaacaggaagtgggccctcagaGCTCGGGGGCGGCGCTCAG AAAACATCTGGAGAAAATGACCCATTGGTTTCATAGGAACCCATTAAAAGCCACAGctcctgtgtcttttaattactATGGTGTAGTCACTGGCCCTTCTGCTTCAAAAATATGCAA TGACTTGAGGTCATCCAGGGCACGACTCCTTGAACTGTTCACTGATTTGAGCTGTAATCCAGAAATGCTGAAGAATGCAGCAGATTTGTATTTCTCACTTTTACAAG GTTTCATAAATTCTTTGGATGAATCTACCCAAGAAAGCAAGTTACGATATATTCAAAATTTCAAGTGGACTGATACATTGCAAGGACAGGTTCCAAG TGCCCAGCAGGATGCTGTTTTTGAATTAATTTCCATGGGATTTAATGTGGCTTTATGGTATACCAAATATGCTTCAAGACTGGCTGGAAAAGAAAA TATAACAGAAGATGAAGCAAAAGAAGTTCATCGAAGCCTAAAGATTGCAGCTgggatttttaaacatttaaag GAAAGTCATATCCCAAAACTCATCACACCTgcagaaaaaggaagagatttaGAGTCACGACTCATAGAAGCATATGTTATTCAATGTCAGGCTGAAGCTCAAGAAG TAACAATTGCTCGAGCAATTGAACTAAAACATGCTCCTGGACTAATTGCTGCACTGGCGTATGAAACAGCCAATTTCTATCAAAAAGCTG ATCATACTTTATCCAGTTTGGAGCCTGCATATTCTGCCAAATGGAGAAAATATCTTCACTTGAAGATGTGTTTCTACACAGCTTAT GCTTACTGTTACCATGGTGAGACTTTATTGGCTAGTGATAAATGCGGTGAAGCAATCAGGTCTctccaagaagcagaaaaat TGTATGCAAAGGCAGAAGCACTGTGTAAAGAATATGGAGAAACCAAAGGACCTGGACCAACAGTCAAACCTTCAGGACATCTGTTCTTTAGGAAACTTGGAAACCTTGTGAAGAACACCCTAGAAAAATGTCAGAGAGAAAATGGATTTAT tTACTTTCAAAAAATTCCAACAGAAGCCCCACAGCTGGAACTCAAAGCAAATTATGGTCTCGTAGAGCCTATACCTTTCGAATTTCCTCCTACAAGCGCTCAGTGGACACCAGAAACATTGGCTGCATTTGATCTCACCAAAAGACCCAAGGATGACAGT ACTAAACCCAAACCAGAAGAAGAAGTGAAACCTGTGAAAGAACCAGACATCAAACCTCAAAAGGACACTGGGTGCTACATCTCCTAA
- the BROX gene encoding BRO1 domain-containing protein BROX isoform X2, whose translation MPVWKEVNSSVGACARSPPAASNGTGHGRKRLGGKQEVGPQSSGAALRKHLEKMTHWFHRNPLKATAPVSFNYYGVVTGPSASKICNDLRSSRARLLELFTDLSCNPEMLKNAADLYFSLLQGFINSLDESTQESKLRYIQNFKWTDTLQGQVPSITEDEAKEVHRSLKIAAGIFKHLKESHIPKLITPAEKGRDLESRLIEAYVIQCQAEAQEVTIARAIELKHAPGLIAALAYETANFYQKADHTLSSLEPAYSAKWRKYLHLKMCFYTAYAYCYHGETLLASDKCGEAIRSLQEAEKLYAKAEALCKEYGETKGPGPTVKPSGHLFFRKLGNLVKNTLEKCQRENGFIYFQKIPTEAPQLELKANYGLVEPIPFEFPPTSAQWTPETLAAFDLTKRPKDDSTKPKPEEEVKPVKEPDIKPQKDTGCYIS comes from the exons ATGCCTGTTTGGAAAGAGGTGAACTCAAGTGTTGGCGCGTGCGCACGGTCGCCGCCCGCCGCCTCGAACGGGACTGGGCACGGGAGGAAGAGGCTGGGTGGTAaacaggaagtgggccctcagaGCTCGGGGGCGGCGCTCAG AAAACATCTGGAGAAAATGACCCATTGGTTTCATAGGAACCCATTAAAAGCCACAGctcctgtgtcttttaattactATGGTGTAGTCACTGGCCCTTCTGCTTCAAAAATATGCAA TGACTTGAGGTCATCCAGGGCACGACTCCTTGAACTGTTCACTGATTTGAGCTGTAATCCAGAAATGCTGAAGAATGCAGCAGATTTGTATTTCTCACTTTTACAAG GTTTCATAAATTCTTTGGATGAATCTACCCAAGAAAGCAAGTTACGATATATTCAAAATTTCAAGTGGACTGATACATTGCAAGGACAGGTTCCAAG TATAACAGAAGATGAAGCAAAAGAAGTTCATCGAAGCCTAAAGATTGCAGCTgggatttttaaacatttaaag GAAAGTCATATCCCAAAACTCATCACACCTgcagaaaaaggaagagatttaGAGTCACGACTCATAGAAGCATATGTTATTCAATGTCAGGCTGAAGCTCAAGAAG TAACAATTGCTCGAGCAATTGAACTAAAACATGCTCCTGGACTAATTGCTGCACTGGCGTATGAAACAGCCAATTTCTATCAAAAAGCTG ATCATACTTTATCCAGTTTGGAGCCTGCATATTCTGCCAAATGGAGAAAATATCTTCACTTGAAGATGTGTTTCTACACAGCTTAT GCTTACTGTTACCATGGTGAGACTTTATTGGCTAGTGATAAATGCGGTGAAGCAATCAGGTCTctccaagaagcagaaaaat TGTATGCAAAGGCAGAAGCACTGTGTAAAGAATATGGAGAAACCAAAGGACCTGGACCAACAGTCAAACCTTCAGGACATCTGTTCTTTAGGAAACTTGGAAACCTTGTGAAGAACACCCTAGAAAAATGTCAGAGAGAAAATGGATTTAT tTACTTTCAAAAAATTCCAACAGAAGCCCCACAGCTGGAACTCAAAGCAAATTATGGTCTCGTAGAGCCTATACCTTTCGAATTTCCTCCTACAAGCGCTCAGTGGACACCAGAAACATTGGCTGCATTTGATCTCACCAAAAGACCCAAGGATGACAGT ACTAAACCCAAACCAGAAGAAGAAGTGAAACCTGTGAAAGAACCAGACATCAAACCTCAAAAGGACACTGGGTGCTACATCTCCTAA
- the BROX gene encoding BRO1 domain-containing protein BROX isoform X4, giving the protein MTHWFHRNPLKATAPVSFNYYGVVTGPSASKICNDLRSSRARLLELFTDLSCNPEMLKNAADLYFSLLQGFINSLDESTQESKLRYIQNFKWTDTLQGQVPSAQQDAVFELISMGFNVALWYTKYASRLAGKENITEDEAKEVHRSLKIAAGIFKHLKESHIPKLITPAEKGRDLESRLIEAYVIQCQAEAQEVTIARAIELKHAPGLIAALAYETANFYQKADHTLSSLEPAYSAKWRKYLHLKMCFYTAYAYCYHGETLLASDKCGEAIRSLQEAEKLYAKAEALCKEYGETKGPGPTVKPSGHLFFRKLGNLVKNTLEKCQRENGFIYFQKIPTEAPQLELKANYGLVEPIPFEFPPTSAQWTPETLAAFDLTKRPKDDSTKPKPEEEVKPVKEPDIKPQKDTGCYIS; this is encoded by the exons ATGACCCATTGGTTTCATAGGAACCCATTAAAAGCCACAGctcctgtgtcttttaattactATGGTGTAGTCACTGGCCCTTCTGCTTCAAAAATATGCAA TGACTTGAGGTCATCCAGGGCACGACTCCTTGAACTGTTCACTGATTTGAGCTGTAATCCAGAAATGCTGAAGAATGCAGCAGATTTGTATTTCTCACTTTTACAAG GTTTCATAAATTCTTTGGATGAATCTACCCAAGAAAGCAAGTTACGATATATTCAAAATTTCAAGTGGACTGATACATTGCAAGGACAGGTTCCAAG TGCCCAGCAGGATGCTGTTTTTGAATTAATTTCCATGGGATTTAATGTGGCTTTATGGTATACCAAATATGCTTCAAGACTGGCTGGAAAAGAAAA TATAACAGAAGATGAAGCAAAAGAAGTTCATCGAAGCCTAAAGATTGCAGCTgggatttttaaacatttaaag GAAAGTCATATCCCAAAACTCATCACACCTgcagaaaaaggaagagatttaGAGTCACGACTCATAGAAGCATATGTTATTCAATGTCAGGCTGAAGCTCAAGAAG TAACAATTGCTCGAGCAATTGAACTAAAACATGCTCCTGGACTAATTGCTGCACTGGCGTATGAAACAGCCAATTTCTATCAAAAAGCTG ATCATACTTTATCCAGTTTGGAGCCTGCATATTCTGCCAAATGGAGAAAATATCTTCACTTGAAGATGTGTTTCTACACAGCTTAT GCTTACTGTTACCATGGTGAGACTTTATTGGCTAGTGATAAATGCGGTGAAGCAATCAGGTCTctccaagaagcagaaaaat TGTATGCAAAGGCAGAAGCACTGTGTAAAGAATATGGAGAAACCAAAGGACCTGGACCAACAGTCAAACCTTCAGGACATCTGTTCTTTAGGAAACTTGGAAACCTTGTGAAGAACACCCTAGAAAAATGTCAGAGAGAAAATGGATTTAT tTACTTTCAAAAAATTCCAACAGAAGCCCCACAGCTGGAACTCAAAGCAAATTATGGTCTCGTAGAGCCTATACCTTTCGAATTTCCTCCTACAAGCGCTCAGTGGACACCAGAAACATTGGCTGCATTTGATCTCACCAAAAGACCCAAGGATGACAGT ACTAAACCCAAACCAGAAGAAGAAGTGAAACCTGTGAAAGAACCAGACATCAAACCTCAAAAGGACACTGGGTGCTACATCTCCTAA
- the BROX gene encoding BRO1 domain-containing protein BROX isoform X6, producing the protein MLKNAADLYFSLLQGFINSLDESTQESKLRYIQNFKWTDTLQGQVPSAQQDAVFELISMGFNVALWYTKYASRLAGKENITEDEAKEVHRSLKIAAGIFKHLKESHIPKLITPAEKGRDLESRLIEAYVIQCQAEAQEVTIARAIELKHAPGLIAALAYETANFYQKADHTLSSLEPAYSAKWRKYLHLKMCFYTAYAYCYHGETLLASDKCGEAIRSLQEAEKLYAKAEALCKEYGETKGPGPTVKPSGHLFFRKLGNLVKNTLEKCQRENGFIYFQKIPTEAPQLELKANYGLVEPIPFEFPPTSAQWTPETLAAFDLTKRPKDDSTKPKPEEEVKPVKEPDIKPQKDTGCYIS; encoded by the exons ATGCTGAAGAATGCAGCAGATTTGTATTTCTCACTTTTACAAG GTTTCATAAATTCTTTGGATGAATCTACCCAAGAAAGCAAGTTACGATATATTCAAAATTTCAAGTGGACTGATACATTGCAAGGACAGGTTCCAAG TGCCCAGCAGGATGCTGTTTTTGAATTAATTTCCATGGGATTTAATGTGGCTTTATGGTATACCAAATATGCTTCAAGACTGGCTGGAAAAGAAAA TATAACAGAAGATGAAGCAAAAGAAGTTCATCGAAGCCTAAAGATTGCAGCTgggatttttaaacatttaaag GAAAGTCATATCCCAAAACTCATCACACCTgcagaaaaaggaagagatttaGAGTCACGACTCATAGAAGCATATGTTATTCAATGTCAGGCTGAAGCTCAAGAAG TAACAATTGCTCGAGCAATTGAACTAAAACATGCTCCTGGACTAATTGCTGCACTGGCGTATGAAACAGCCAATTTCTATCAAAAAGCTG ATCATACTTTATCCAGTTTGGAGCCTGCATATTCTGCCAAATGGAGAAAATATCTTCACTTGAAGATGTGTTTCTACACAGCTTAT GCTTACTGTTACCATGGTGAGACTTTATTGGCTAGTGATAAATGCGGTGAAGCAATCAGGTCTctccaagaagcagaaaaat TGTATGCAAAGGCAGAAGCACTGTGTAAAGAATATGGAGAAACCAAAGGACCTGGACCAACAGTCAAACCTTCAGGACATCTGTTCTTTAGGAAACTTGGAAACCTTGTGAAGAACACCCTAGAAAAATGTCAGAGAGAAAATGGATTTAT tTACTTTCAAAAAATTCCAACAGAAGCCCCACAGCTGGAACTCAAAGCAAATTATGGTCTCGTAGAGCCTATACCTTTCGAATTTCCTCCTACAAGCGCTCAGTGGACACCAGAAACATTGGCTGCATTTGATCTCACCAAAAGACCCAAGGATGACAGT ACTAAACCCAAACCAGAAGAAGAAGTGAAACCTGTGAAAGAACCAGACATCAAACCTCAAAAGGACACTGGGTGCTACATCTCCTAA
- the BROX gene encoding BRO1 domain-containing protein BROX isoform X5 has translation MPVWKEVNSSVGACARSPPAASNGTGHGRKRLGGKQEVGPQSSGAALRKHLEKMTHWFHRNPLKATAPVSFNYYGVVTGPSASKICNDLRSSRARLLELFTDLSCNPEMLKNAADLYFSLLQGFINSLDESTQESKLRYIQNFKWTDTLQGQVPSAQQDAVFELISMGFNVALWYTKYASRLAGKENITEDEAKEVHRSLKIAAGIFKHLKESHIPKLITPAEKGRDLESRLIEAYVIQCQAEAQEVTIARAIELKHAPGLIAALAYETANFYQKADHTLSSLEPAYSAKWRKYLHLKMCFYTAYAYCYHGETLLASDKCGEAIRSLQEAEKLYAKAEALCKEYGETKGPGPTVKPSGHLFFRKLGNLVKNTLEKCQRENGFILNPNQKKK, from the exons ATGCCTGTTTGGAAAGAGGTGAACTCAAGTGTTGGCGCGTGCGCACGGTCGCCGCCCGCCGCCTCGAACGGGACTGGGCACGGGAGGAAGAGGCTGGGTGGTAaacaggaagtgggccctcagaGCTCGGGGGCGGCGCTCAG AAAACATCTGGAGAAAATGACCCATTGGTTTCATAGGAACCCATTAAAAGCCACAGctcctgtgtcttttaattactATGGTGTAGTCACTGGCCCTTCTGCTTCAAAAATATGCAA TGACTTGAGGTCATCCAGGGCACGACTCCTTGAACTGTTCACTGATTTGAGCTGTAATCCAGAAATGCTGAAGAATGCAGCAGATTTGTATTTCTCACTTTTACAAG GTTTCATAAATTCTTTGGATGAATCTACCCAAGAAAGCAAGTTACGATATATTCAAAATTTCAAGTGGACTGATACATTGCAAGGACAGGTTCCAAG TGCCCAGCAGGATGCTGTTTTTGAATTAATTTCCATGGGATTTAATGTGGCTTTATGGTATACCAAATATGCTTCAAGACTGGCTGGAAAAGAAAA TATAACAGAAGATGAAGCAAAAGAAGTTCATCGAAGCCTAAAGATTGCAGCTgggatttttaaacatttaaag GAAAGTCATATCCCAAAACTCATCACACCTgcagaaaaaggaagagatttaGAGTCACGACTCATAGAAGCATATGTTATTCAATGTCAGGCTGAAGCTCAAGAAG TAACAATTGCTCGAGCAATTGAACTAAAACATGCTCCTGGACTAATTGCTGCACTGGCGTATGAAACAGCCAATTTCTATCAAAAAGCTG ATCATACTTTATCCAGTTTGGAGCCTGCATATTCTGCCAAATGGAGAAAATATCTTCACTTGAAGATGTGTTTCTACACAGCTTAT GCTTACTGTTACCATGGTGAGACTTTATTGGCTAGTGATAAATGCGGTGAAGCAATCAGGTCTctccaagaagcagaaaaat TGTATGCAAAGGCAGAAGCACTGTGTAAAGAATATGGAGAAACCAAAGGACCTGGACCAACAGTCAAACCTTCAGGACATCTGTTCTTTAGGAAACTTGGAAACCTTGTGAAGAACACCCTAGAAAAATGTCAGAGAGAAAATGGATTTAT ACTAAACCCAAACCAGAAGAAGAAGTGA